A region of the Deltaproteobacteria bacterium genome:
TGATTTTTTCCACGTGCTGTTGGAGATTTTCGTACGGATAATGGATGATGTCACCATGCAGGCGTGTTGTTTTTCCTGTTGGCGAGAATCCGTAATGCGGTCCGGAAACATGCACGGTGGTTGATTCCAGTTTGAAGACGCGGGGCAAAAGGTCCGGATACCATCCGCTGTGGCGCAGGAATCGGTCGAAATAGAAGGATGCGCGCGGGCAATAAAAGGCGTTGTTTTCTCCTGGAGCGCGCAGGGCGTCGGGAATGGCCGCGCGCAACTCGTCGGACAGGATTTCATCCTGATCCAGGGACACGACCCATGGCGTCGCGATGTGGGCAAAGGCGAATTCGAACTGGGCCTTGGGCCCGGGCCAGGGATTGACCAGCACCCGGGCGCCCATGCGGGTGGCGATGTCCACGGTGGCGTCGGTGCTGCCCGAGTCCACGACCAGGAGTTTGTCGCAGAAGGACAGGGATTCCAGGCATTGTTCCAAGTATTTTTGTCCGTTCAGGGTCAGGACCAGACCCGTGACCTCAGTCAAGGCCCTTCTCCTCCAGGCCACGCAGGATGGCCGTGAAGACCTCGTCCGGGTCGCGGCCGGCGTCGACAACGATGAACCGGTTGCGGTGCAGGGCCGCCCAGGTCAGGTAGCCCTCGCGAACACGGGCGTGGAAACCCAGGTGTTCCGCCTCGAAGCGGCCTTCGGTGCTGGTTTTGTTGTCACGCATGTTGCGGGTCAGGGCGCGTTTGAGGCCGATTTCCGGGTCCACGTCCAGGAGCACGGTGACGTTGGGCCACAGCCCCTGGACGGCCACGTCGTTGAGCTGGCGCAGCAATTTGGGATCGAGCCCCCGGCCGTAGCCCTGATAGACCACCGTGGAATCGGCGAAGCGGTCGCAGATGACGGTCCGACCTTCTTCCAGGGCGGGGTGGATGACGTTGGCCACGTGTTGGGCCCGGTCCGCCAAATACAGGAACAGCTCGGCCGTGGAGGCGATGTCCGTGTTTTTCGGATCGAGCAGGATGCGCCGCAGGTCCTTGCCCAGCCTGCTGCCGCCGGGTTCGCGCGTGTGCAGCACGTCGCGGCCCTGGCGGGTATAGTGTTCGATGAGCTTGGTGCATTGCGTGGTCTTGCCGCAGCCTTCCATGCCTTCAAGGGTGATGAACATTGCTTCTCCTTCAGGAATTGTGGGCACTGGATTCAAGGCCCATGAGCTTGAGCAGGGGCGCGTCCGTGGAACGGGTGGGCGTTTTGCCGGGCTTGGCGGATTTCGGGGCGGGTTCCCCGGCCGGCACCGGAGTGCGCGCCGGCTGGAACACGTAGCGGGACAGGCTGCGCTGGTATTCGCTCCAGGTGCCCGCGTCCCCGGTGTCGGGGTTGGCCAGCGCGCCCTGGACCGTGTTGATTTTGGCGTCCAGGTTGTCGGCGTAGTGCAGGATGAAGGCCTCCACGGTCTTGGGCCGGCGCGGCGAGCCGAATTCCAGCTCGCCATGGTGGCTGATCAGAAGATGCTTGAGATGCAGGGCCAGGCCCTCGGGCAGGTCCTTGGCCTTGCGCAGGAACGGGGTCAGGATTTCCAGGCCCAGCTCGATATGTCCAAGCAGCCGGCCCTGGTCGGTGTATTCGCGGCTGATGCCGTGGGTCAGCTCGAAGGCCTTGCCCAGGTCGTGCAGCAGGGCGCCCACGAGCAGGATTTCCTTGTCCACGCAGGGGTAGAGGTCCGCCAGGGACTGGCAGACGCGCATGACACCCAGGGTGTGTTCCAACAGCCCGCCGGCGTGGGCGTGATGGATGGCCTTGGCGCCGGGAGCCGTGAGCAGCGCGGCGCGGATGTCGTCGTCATGGAGAATGTTCCGGCACAGGGCTTTCCAGGGCTTGAAGGACAATTCCCCGGCCAGGAGGCGTTCGATGTCGGCCAGGATGGTTTCCGGCGGCACGGCCGAGCAGGGCAGGAAATCGGCCAGATCCAGACCGGCCCCGTCCGGGTCGAGGACGCTTAGTTCCGTGATATTCATCTGCAACTGGTCCTTGAAGGACACCACCTGGCCGGTGACGGCCACGAATTGCTCGGCCTTGAGGGTGTCGTGTCGTTGGCTCTGGGGGAACCACATCCGGGCTTCGATGCTGCCGCTGCGGTCGGTCAGGGTGAGTTGCCAGTACGGGCCGTTCTTGGCCTCCTTGCGTTGGGCCTGGGCCAGGGCGAACGTGTCGGAGACGCTCTGGCCGGCGGTAAAGTCCTGGACGAATGTTTTTTTATGGGTCATCGAGTTGCTATTCCTGCGTGCATGGAGTAATGGCGCAACCTAGGGCAATATCTGGAATTCTTAAAAGAATTGGGGATTTGCGGGTTGTCCTTGGTGTGTTTGCCGTGTCGCCTTTTTTGGGTCTACAGGGAAGTTTTTGGCTTTGGCAAGCCTCGTGCCACAGACTGGGCCGTGCCCACAGTGTTCGAGCGCGCGTATCCGTCCAACCCCATCACAAGTAAAAAACCAGGTGGTTATGTCCAAGAAGAAAGGTCAGGCAAAAGTGACGATCTATCCGGACTGGTGCAAGGGCTGTGGCATCTGCGTGGCCTTTTGTCCGGCCGGGGTGTTCGAGTTGGGAGAGGATGGCAAGTCCCACGTGGTTCGCGAGGACGAGTGCGTCAACTGCGGTTTTTGCGAGCTGCACTGTCCGGATTTCGCGGTGTCCGTGACGCCCAGGGAGACCAGCCGCAGAAAAACCGATGGTCAGTTCGATCCGCGCGTGGTCGCTCCGGAGCCGCCGGCAAGCAGCGATCCGGGTCCGGAAGAAAGCATTGGAACCCCTAACCAGGAAGACTGTCATGGCCATGAAAAAGCGTAAACGGAAGGAACTTTTCGCCTTGGGCAACGAGGCCGTGGTCGAGGGCGCGCTCCTGGCTGGGTGCTCTTTTTTCGCCGGCTACCCCATTACTCCGTCCACGGAAATCGCCGAGGTCATGTCCCAGCGCCTGCCCCTGACGGCAGACGGCGTTTTCATTCAGATGGAAGACGAAATCGCCAGCATGGGGGCCATCATCGGCGCCTCCCTGGCCGGTCGCAAGTCCATGACGGCCACGTCCGGACCGGGATTTTCCCTGATGCAGGAGAATTTGGGCTACGCCTGCATGACCGAGGTGCCACTGGTGCTGGTCAACGTCATGCGTGGCGGGCCGAGTACCGGCCTGCCCACCAGCCCGGCCCAGGGCGATGTGCAGCAGGCGAGGTGGGGCACGCACGGCGATCATCCGATTATCGTGCTTTCGGCCAGCAATGTGCAGGAATGTTTGGAGATGACCGTTGTCGCCTTCAATTTCGCCGAAAAATACCGTACCCCGGTTATCCTGCTTCTCGATGAAATCACGGCCCATACCCGCGAGAAGATCTCCGTGCCCGATCCCGAGGACCTGGAGATTCTGGCCCGGGTCGCTCCGGCCATGCCGCCGGAATGGTACGTGTCCTACGAGGAAACCATGCGCGGCGTGCCGGCCCTGGCTCCGCTGGGGTCTGGGTATCGCTTCCATGTCACCGGCCTGACCCACGACAAAAACGGCTTTCCGACGTCCAAGCCGGACGAGGTCAAGGCCCTCATGCAACGGCAATTCCGCAAGATCGATCAGTTTTTTTACGATATCCAGCAAGTGGACACGCTTGATTGCGACGACGCCGAGGTCGTGGTCATCGCCTATGGCTGCGTGGCCCGGTCGGCCGAACTGGCCGTGCACATGGCTCGCGAGCACGGGATCAAGGCCGGCCTGCTCAAGCTGAAGACACTTTTTCCGTTCCCGAAATCCGTGGTTCAGCCCCTGGCCCGCCAGTGCAAGGCCCTGGTCGTCCCGGAAATGAACATGGGGCAGATGTCGCGCGAGGTGAAGCGCGTCAACAACGGCTTGACCCACGTCATGACCATCAACCGCATCGACGGCCAGATCATCACCCCCTCGGAAATCTTCAAATCCATCATGC
Encoded here:
- a CDS encoding HD domain-containing protein: MTHKKTFVQDFTAGQSVSDTFALAQAQRKEAKNGPYWQLTLTDRSGSIEARMWFPQSQRHDTLKAEQFVAVTGQVVSFKDQLQMNITELSVLDPDGAGLDLADFLPCSAVPPETILADIERLLAGELSFKPWKALCRNILHDDDIRAALLTAPGAKAIHHAHAGGLLEHTLGVMRVCQSLADLYPCVDKEILLVGALLHDLGKAFELTHGISREYTDQGRLLGHIELGLEILTPFLRKAKDLPEGLALHLKHLLISHHGELEFGSPRRPKTVEAFILHYADNLDAKINTVQGALANPDTGDAGTWSEYQRSLSRYVFQPARTPVPAGEPAPKSAKPGKTPTRSTDAPLLKLMGLESSAHNS
- a CDS encoding dTMP kinase, with the translated sequence MFITLEGMEGCGKTTQCTKLIEHYTRQGRDVLHTREPGGSRLGKDLRRILLDPKNTDIASTAELFLYLADRAQHVANVIHPALEEGRTVICDRFADSTVVYQGYGRGLDPKLLRQLNDVAVQGLWPNVTVLLDVDPEIGLKRALTRNMRDNKTSTEGRFEAEHLGFHARVREGYLTWAALHRNRFIVVDAGRDPDEVFTAILRGLEEKGLD
- a CDS encoding 2-oxoacid:acceptor oxidoreductase subunit alpha, giving the protein MAMKKRKRKELFALGNEAVVEGALLAGCSFFAGYPITPSTEIAEVMSQRLPLTADGVFIQMEDEIASMGAIIGASLAGRKSMTATSGPGFSLMQENLGYACMTEVPLVLVNVMRGGPSTGLPTSPAQGDVQQARWGTHGDHPIIVLSASNVQECLEMTVVAFNFAEKYRTPVILLLDEITAHTREKISVPDPEDLEILARVAPAMPPEWYVSYEETMRGVPALAPLGSGYRFHVTGLTHDKNGFPTSKPDEVKALMQRQFRKIDQFFYDIQQVDTLDCDDAEVVVIAYGCVARSAELAVHMAREHGIKAGLLKLKTLFPFPKSVVQPLARQCKALVVPEMNMGQMSREVKRVNNGLTHVMTINRIDGQIITPSEIFKSIMQA
- a CDS encoding 4Fe-4S dicluster domain-containing protein encodes the protein MSKKKGQAKVTIYPDWCKGCGICVAFCPAGVFELGEDGKSHVVREDECVNCGFCELHCPDFAVSVTPRETSRRKTDGQFDPRVVAPEPPASSDPGPEESIGTPNQEDCHGHEKA
- a CDS encoding glycosyltransferase family 2 protein; amino-acid sequence: MTEVTGLVLTLNGQKYLEQCLESLSFCDKLLVVDSGSTDATVDIATRMGARVLVNPWPGPKAQFEFAFAHIATPWVVSLDQDEILSDELRAAIPDALRAPGENNAFYCPRASFYFDRFLRHSGWYPDLLPRVFKLESTTVHVSGPHYGFSPTGKTTRLHGDIIHYPYENLQQHVEKINYYTQIAAQEMHSKGQGAGLATALGHGLARFLKIYLIRLGFLDGKAGFVLAVNSFFYA